The genomic stretch GACTGAATTACCCGCAACGTTACGTGGCTTTCGGGGGATTGCTGGTAGCGTGTCGTTTCCTGCTGGTCGGAAAGAAGTGGTTCACGACTTTTGATTACTCTACATACGTGGTGGGAATGTTTTATTTGTTTATCTCGTTGTGGTTCCTTTCCATATTCGGGAATTCGGAAAGCTGGATTCGCTGGTATTCCACGAAACAAGTGGAGTTATGGGCTTGGAATCTGCTGATTCTTCTAGGTTCGGTAGTGGCAATATTTATAGGTTTGAAACGGGATGATGCTGTTGCCCGTGGGTTCGGGATCACTTTTTTTCTGTTGGGTATTTACACGTTGTATTTCTCCCTGTTGTGGGATGTCATACATGCCGGGTTGTTCTTTTTTATACTGGCTGTATCTTTCTGGTTGCTGGGGCGTAAAGCAGAGAGGATATGGCACTTGGAATTTCTGCGTGATCCGAAGAAACCGAATGATGATATGAATTAAGTTATGGATACACTGGTAAGTTTAGGGTATTGGGGGTTGTTTATCGGTTCTTTTCTGGCGTCGACGGTGATCCCGATGAGTGCCGATGTGTTGTTGGTAGGCGTGTTGACGTTAGGAGGGAACGTGTGGAGATGCTTGGCGATAGCCACGGTGGGTAACTGGCTGGGAGGGTTGACCTCGTACTGGATCGGGTGGCTGGGACGCTGGGACTGGATTGAACGCTGGTTCAAGGTGAAACGGGAAAAGCTGGAGCAACAGAAAGGACACGTGGATCGTTACGGCGTTTGGCTTGCTCTTTTCACGTGGTTGCCGATCGTGGGAGATCTGTTTGCCATTGCCCTCGGATTTTATCGTGTCCGTCCGAAAATGTCTGCTTTCTATATGTTCGTGGGGCGTTTCGTCCGCTTTCTGGTGTGGGTGTTGTTGTATATCAGGTACGCTGATCGTTTTATCGAGTGGATCAGTTGATCCGGTGATCGTTACCAGCTACCACTGGAACCACCACCACCGAATGAACCACCGCCGAATCCACCAAATGACCCGCCACCGCTGCTGAATCCACCGAATCCGCCGCTACTGCCACCGCCCATGGGGAAGATGAAGAACCCGCCGCTACCGGAGGTGTGACCGGGTGAGTAACCACCGCCGCCCCGTTTCCGGAATATGAGTGACAGGATGATCACGAAAACAATGAATCCAATCACGATGTCAAAGGGACTGCCTTCATTTTTTTTCTTGTATTCGTCTGCGGTGTATTCACCTTTTGACAAGTCGATCAGCACGTCAGTGGCTTTGTCAATACCTTTGTAGTAGTTGTCTGCTTGAAAAGCGGGAATGATTTCATTACGGATGATGCGGGAGGCCGTCACGTCCGGAACGACACCTTCCAACCCGTAACCGACGGAAATGGCCACTTCTCCTTTTTCTCTTCCGGATTTGGGTTTAATCAGAATGACAATACCGTTGTCTTTTCCCTTTTGTCCGATACCCCATTTTTCCCCGAGACGGGCAGCGTAGTCGTTGATGTCGTGCCCGTTGAGTGAAGGTACGGTGACCACGGCGATTTGGGTGGAGGAGTTATTGTTGAAGTTTACTAGTTTTTTTTCTAGCGCTGCCCGTTCTTGGGTGCTGAATAATCCCGTGAAATCATTCACGATGCGTTTCGGGGTCATGGGTTCCGGAATATCCTGAGCATGAACGGAGAGCAGGGTTCCTGCGATGACGGTGAATAATATGAAGAGTTTTTTTATCATTTTGCTATAAGTTACAAATTAGAGAACAGGTTGTTCATACAAACCTGTGGTATTCCTTTACTGAAAGGAAATTTCGTCGGGAAGTTCGTTCACGTCGTCAGCCTGGTAGGGAAAGTACACTTTCAGTTGTTCCCCAGCAGAGATGACAGCTTCACAGATGCCTTCCGTGATCTTGCCTTCCTTGAATTTTGCAATCATGTTTTTCATGATTGAATCCCAGAAGCCTGCGGGTACTTTGGCGTTAATCCCAGCATCTCCCAGGATTGCGGATTTATGGTCAAGTAGGGCCACGTAGATCAGGACCCCGTTTCTTTGTACCGTTTTGTGCATATTTAAGTGGGCAAAAACATCGGCAGCCCGATCAAGCACGTCTATTTTACTATGATTTTCGATATGTACCCGGATTTCCCCGGACGTGTCTTTTTCCGCCTGCTTGATAGCGGTTACCATGGCATCTTTTTGTTGTTGGGTAAAGGCTTTTTCGGGAGACATAAAAATATTTTGGATTTTAGATTTTAGATTCCGGGCGCACAAGGCCCTGCTGATTTTAGATTTTAAATTTTAGATTGAATGATCCGCAAGGATATATAATTTAAAATTTAAAATCTAAAATGGATAAATGGTTAAAATTTAACTTCCGGAGCTTTTTCCGCACCGGCAGTAGCCTCGAAGTAAGGTTTCGGGAGGAAACCGAACATCCCGGCGATGATGTTTTTGGGGAATGAACGGATGTAGGCGTTATAACCTTTCACTTCCTCGTTAAACTTGCGTCTTTCAACGGCAATACGATTTTCTGTTCCTTCCAGTTGGGCTTGTAAGTCACGGAAGTTCTCGTTAGCTTTCAAGTCCGGGTATTGTTCGGAGATCGCCATCAAACGAGAGAGGGCAGAGGAAAGTTCGCCTTGCATATTATTGAACTTCTGGATGGTTTGCTCGTCCAGTTGATCAAAGTTTACCCGCATTTGCGTGGCTTTTGCACGGGCCTCCACGACTTGGGTCAATGTGTTCTGTTCATGCTCGGCGTAACCTTTCACCGTGTTCACAAGGTTCGGGATCAGGTCCAGACGACGTTGGTATTGATTTTCCACATTCGACCATTGGGAGGATACATTCTCACTCCGGGTTACCATTTGATTGTAACTTCCTTTGAACCACATGAAGATTCCAATCACGATGACGATAATTACTCCTATTACAATATAACTCTTTTTCATGTTTTGCTTTTATTTTAGTGTTACGAGTACAAATATAATGCTTTATTGATTAGCCATTGCAGAATGAGGATGTTAAGGTTTTAGATTTTAAACTTTTTTCCTTTAGTTTTTATCTTTTAGTTTTATTTATCACCCGGTCGTAGATGTAGAGCAGCAAAGTGGTACCTAGTCCGATAGCCAGTATTACCATCCATATGTCGGAGGGGGAATACTCGTTCCATAGTAGGTTGGTTAACTCATGAGGGGTGAGGTTGACCTGTTGGGCTACATGATCGAAATAGGCGTTATTTGACAAACCGTTCGGTAGTTGGAGGCCTTTTTCGGCAACAAACTGACGAGTGATCATCACTTTATCCGCCATGTTTTGATAGACAACACCGGAGATGATTCCGGCAAAGACGTTACCGATGAAAACGGGGATAAAGGAGTATCCCATGTAGAGGGCCTTTTTATCGTGTGGGGCGATTCGACCGATATATTCTGTGATTTTCGGTGATCCGGCCATTTCGCCCAACGAGAAGATCAGTATCGCAACTAGCGTGAACAGCACGTTTTGCGAGAACAGGGTGAGAGCCATTCCTATGGAACAGACTAAAAATCCCGAAATCATGGATTTAAGAGGTTTCATGCGCATCACGATACTTGACACGATAATTTGGAAGATAATGATGTATAGGGCATCGAAGTTTGTCACGAATTCGGCATCCATAACTCCCGGAGCCGGACTGTAGTTGGTGCTGATGAAAGGGATATACTTTTCAAAAAAATGGTACAACACGCTCGTGTCTATCCATTGCGAGATAAAGACGGGTAGGGTGAAGAAGAGTTGGTTGTACATGGTCCAGAATCCGGCCACGATGAGCAGGAATACCACGAATTTCAAGTCTTTCACGATACTGAACATATTCCGGAATATACCCCCGAAGGTGCGAGTGAGAGAAGTCTGTTGCACGACTCCCCGGTGGGGTTCCTTGTAAAAAAGAAGTAGCACGAAGTTCAGTGCGATAATACCAGCCGATACATAGAACACGAGGTTGGACGATCCTTTGAACAAAAGGGTGACCATCGGTCCGAAAAAGGCGCCTATGTTAACCATCATGTAGTAGATGCCGAACCCAATGGAGGCTGTTTCATCCGTTGTGGTCTTGGCAATCGTGGCAGAGATGATCGGTTTGAACAGGGCGGCACCCAGAGCCAAGTAAAGGTACATGAGGAATACTCCCGTGAACGTGGAGAACATGGGTAAGAGGATGAAGGCGGACGTGTAGATCACGAAAGCGAGAGCCAGTACTTTTTTGTAACCGTAGCGGTCAGCGATGGCCCCGGTCAAGACGGGCAGAAAGTAGAGTATTCCCGTTCCCACACCCATCAGGATTCCTTTTTGACTTTGCGTGAATTCCAGACCACCCATATCGGATGATCCCGTGAGGTAATTGGCAAAAAGCATGAAGAAACCATACCATGCCCAGCGTTCAAATAATTCAATAGTATTAGCTACCCAAAAGGTGCGGGGAAATTTACGAAACACGCCCATCTTTTACGTTTTTAATGATTAATTGGCAAATATAACGAATTCGACAGATGAAAGGAAGTAAACGTTCTTTTTTCTGAGAAATAAGCTGTTAAGACAAGGTTTTTTGCAATTATTCCAAGAAATATGGTGTAAACTGAATTATATTAACTATCTTTGTACCGTGAAACATTGTGAGTTCATTTTGATCTTTATCTTCTTTGTATTTTCCGGACATATTCCGTTCGGCTCTTTCCATCGTTGAATTGACCTTTGT from Butyricimonas virosa encodes the following:
- a CDS encoding MFS transporter: MGVFRKFPRTFWVANTIELFERWAWYGFFMLFANYLTGSSDMGGLEFTQSQKGILMGVGTGILYFLPVLTGAIADRYGYKKVLALAFVIYTSAFILLPMFSTFTGVFLMYLYLALGAALFKPIISATIAKTTTDETASIGFGIYYMMVNIGAFFGPMVTLLFKGSSNLVFYVSAGIIALNFVLLLFYKEPHRGVVQQTSLTRTFGGIFRNMFSIVKDLKFVVFLLIVAGFWTMYNQLFFTLPVFISQWIDTSVLYHFFEKYIPFISTNYSPAPGVMDAEFVTNFDALYIIIFQIIVSSIVMRMKPLKSMISGFLVCSIGMALTLFSQNVLFTLVAILIFSLGEMAGSPKITEYIGRIAPHDKKALYMGYSFIPVFIGNVFAGIISGVVYQNMADKVMITRQFVAEKGLQLPNGLSNNAYFDHVAQQVNLTPHELTNLLWNEYSPSDIWMVILAIGLGTTLLLYIYDRVINKTKR
- a CDS encoding LemA family protein; this translates as MKKSYIVIGVIIVIVIGIFMWFKGSYNQMVTRSENVSSQWSNVENQYQRRLDLIPNLVNTVKGYAEHEQNTLTQVVEARAKATQMRVNFDQLDEQTIQKFNNMQGELSSALSRLMAISEQYPDLKANENFRDLQAQLEGTENRIAVERRKFNEEVKGYNAYIRSFPKNIIAGMFGFLPKPYFEATAGAEKAPEVKF
- a CDS encoding TPM domain-containing protein; amino-acid sequence: MSPEKAFTQQQKDAMVTAIKQAEKDTSGEIRVHIENHSKIDVLDRAADVFAHLNMHKTVQRNGVLIYVALLDHKSAILGDAGINAKVPAGFWDSIMKNMIAKFKEGKITEGICEAVISAGEQLKVYFPYQADDVNELPDEISFQ
- a CDS encoding YqaA family protein; this encodes MDTLVSLGYWGLFIGSFLASTVIPMSADVLLVGVLTLGGNVWRCLAIATVGNWLGGLTSYWIGWLGRWDWIERWFKVKREKLEQQKGHVDRYGVWLALFTWLPIVGDLFAIALGFYRVRPKMSAFYMFVGRFVRFLVWVLLYIRYADRFIEWIS
- a CDS encoding TPM domain-containing protein; protein product: MIKKLFILFTVIAGTLLSVHAQDIPEPMTPKRIVNDFTGLFSTQERAALEKKLVNFNNNSSTQIAVVTVPSLNGHDINDYAARLGEKWGIGQKGKDNGIVILIKPKSGREKGEVAISVGYGLEGVVPDVTASRIIRNEIIPAFQADNYYKGIDKATDVLIDLSKGEYTADEYKKKNEGSPFDIVIGFIVFVIILSLIFRKRGGGGYSPGHTSGSGGFFIFPMGGGSSGGFGGFSSGGGSFGGFGGGSFGGGGSSGSW